A genomic region of Candidatus Bathyarchaeota archaeon contains the following coding sequences:
- a CDS encoding RNA-protein complex protein Nop10: MVWLLRKCEKCGKYTLKRDKCPYCGGVVRIPHPPKFSPEDKYLKYRMAVKEASG; this comes from the coding sequence GTGGTTTGGCTTTTAAGAAAATGTGAGAAGTGTGGAAAATACACGCTTAAAAGGGATAAATGTCCTTATTGTGGAGGGGTAGTTCGGATACCGCATCCTCCAAAGTTTTCGCCAGAGGACAAATACTTAAAATATAGAATGGCCGTGAAGGAGGCTTCAGGTTGA
- a CDS encoding proteasome assembly chaperone family protein, whose translation MKETFIKELTKVDLKNPVMIEGLPGLGLVGKIAIRYLVKQLKAQKLAHLYSPHFPYFVLVSKRGNVRLLRGAFYFWKNEAEKNDLILFTGDSQAQTIEGQYEISNAILDFAKRQNVKLIVTIGGYRVEAKDKPKVIAAATSQDLLERAIKAGALISSVGSPIVGTAGLILGLAPFKKIDALCLLGETRGYLPDPKAAKSVLEVLINFLGINVDLAGLDEEIAKAESMVARLQKIEEKRALQAEEMRREEDKKITYIS comes from the coding sequence TTGAAGGAAACCTTCATCAAAGAATTAACAAAAGTTGATTTGAAAAATCCTGTAATGATTGAAGGGCTTCCTGGTCTCGGGCTTGTCGGAAAAATAGCCATCCGATACTTAGTTAAACAATTAAAAGCCCAAAAACTTGCGCACCTTTATTCTCCTCACTTCCCATACTTTGTACTTGTAAGCAAAAGAGGGAATGTTAGACTTTTGCGGGGCGCTTTCTACTTTTGGAAAAATGAAGCAGAAAAAAACGATTTAATTCTATTCACTGGTGACAGTCAAGCCCAAACAATTGAGGGACAGTATGAAATTTCAAACGCTATATTGGACTTTGCCAAAAGGCAAAACGTGAAGTTAATTGTTACTATCGGCGGCTACAGGGTAGAAGCAAAAGACAAGCCAAAAGTTATAGCTGCAGCTACCAGCCAAGACCTTCTTGAGCGCGCCATTAAGGCTGGTGCCCTAATAAGTTCCGTTGGAAGTCCTATTGTTGGAACCGCCGGCCTTATTTTGGGTTTGGCACCTTTTAAGAAAATTGACGCCCTTTGCCTTTTAGGCGAAACGAGAGGATACCTTCCCGATCCCAAAGCGGCTAAAAGCGTTTTGGAGGTTTTGATTAATTTCCTAGGGATAAACGTTGATTTGGCTGGTTTAGACGAGGAAATAGCAAAGGCTGAGAGCATGGTTGCCCGCTTACAGAAGATTGAGGAGAAGAGAGCTCTTCAAGCAGAGGAAATGCGAAGAGAAGAAGACAAGAAGATAACTTATATATCATAA
- a CDS encoding minichromosome maintenance protein MCM — MEKMTEELEIIDPQERFLELFKTEKYRQRISQLAVSGKTSLIVEFEDILTFDHRLADKLLVKPDEYLKHADNAAQNQLAIEAPEYAEKQQATVRIVKLLEPTPLRKLGAAHIGKLVMVEGIVVRSTPVRPMVMRAAFKCRGCGELTYVDQTGPFLKAPFACANPQCKRKGPFDFVQEESTFIDSQDLRLQERPEDLPPGQLPRTLHVKLVGSEIVDVARPGDHVSIVGVVRAAAPTMPKIGKLRVFALHLDANSIEVLGKEPEATLPSPEEEKQILELAKDPWIHRRIINSIAPSIYGYEHVKEAIMYLLFGGVPKTLPDISIRGELNVLLVGDPGTAKSQLLQYVARIAPRGLYTSGRGTTAAGLTAAVIREKGGGMSLEAGALVLADKGIACIDELDKMRPEDRVAIHEAMEQHTVSVAKGGIVATLNARTAILAAANPALGRYEPRRTITENISLPVTILSRFDLIFVLRDVPNKEVDGKMSEHILEIHRRGSNPVEPPIPTDLLRKYISYAKSIKPVLTDDALRRIKDFYLTMRSASESEGSPIAITARQLESLIRLAEARARAALRTEVLAEDAEAAITIMKRSLEEVGIDLSSHKIDIDLIMTGKPKSLRDKLQILLSVLAEMEREIGMVEKAALINRLEAEYNIPRNEIERLIAQLQREGTIYEPREGFLKKT, encoded by the coding sequence ATGGAGAAAATGACTGAAGAATTGGAGATAATAGATCCACAAGAGCGATTTCTAGAACTTTTTAAGACTGAGAAATACCGCCAAAGAATTTCGCAACTGGCAGTTTCTGGAAAAACTTCGCTTATAGTTGAATTTGAAGACATCTTAACCTTCGATCACAGGCTGGCAGACAAACTCTTAGTGAAACCGGATGAATACTTGAAGCACGCGGACAACGCAGCGCAAAACCAGCTTGCTATAGAAGCTCCTGAATATGCGGAAAAACAACAAGCGACTGTTAGAATCGTCAAACTTTTGGAGCCTACACCTTTACGGAAACTTGGTGCAGCTCATATTGGAAAACTGGTAATGGTTGAAGGCATAGTTGTTCGTTCAACACCAGTCCGCCCCATGGTCATGCGGGCAGCCTTCAAATGCCGCGGATGTGGAGAACTAACCTACGTTGACCAGACAGGCCCATTTTTAAAAGCTCCATTTGCATGCGCAAACCCTCAATGTAAACGAAAAGGCCCCTTCGATTTCGTGCAAGAAGAATCCACATTCATAGACTCCCAAGACCTCCGTTTACAAGAGCGCCCAGAAGACCTCCCACCGGGACAGTTGCCACGAACATTACATGTGAAGCTTGTTGGAAGCGAAATTGTGGATGTGGCCAGACCGGGTGACCATGTTTCAATAGTTGGTGTTGTCCGAGCGGCAGCTCCAACCATGCCCAAGATTGGAAAGCTCCGCGTTTTTGCTTTACATTTAGATGCAAACTCCATCGAAGTTTTGGGGAAAGAACCAGAAGCAACACTGCCATCCCCAGAGGAGGAGAAACAAATTCTGGAGTTGGCTAAAGATCCATGGATACACAGAAGAATAATAAACTCCATAGCTCCTTCCATTTATGGCTATGAACACGTCAAGGAAGCGATAATGTACCTTCTTTTCGGAGGTGTCCCGAAAACTCTTCCAGACATATCTATAAGAGGAGAGTTAAACGTCCTTCTGGTAGGCGATCCTGGAACGGCGAAATCCCAGCTTCTACAGTATGTGGCACGGATTGCCCCAAGAGGACTATACACTTCTGGTAGGGGAACGACGGCTGCTGGCTTAACAGCGGCGGTGATCCGCGAAAAAGGCGGTGGAATGAGCCTCGAGGCTGGAGCGCTAGTGCTGGCTGACAAAGGAATAGCCTGCATTGACGAACTAGATAAAATGCGCCCAGAAGATCGTGTGGCGATTCACGAGGCCATGGAACAGCATACGGTTTCTGTAGCGAAAGGCGGTATAGTAGCCACTCTAAACGCAAGAACCGCGATATTGGCAGCAGCAAACCCGGCTCTAGGAAGATACGAACCGCGTAGAACAATAACAGAAAACATTTCCTTGCCAGTCACGATTCTATCGAGGTTTGATCTAATATTTGTGTTAAGGGATGTGCCGAATAAAGAAGTAGACGGCAAAATGTCGGAACACATCCTTGAAATCCACCGCAGAGGTTCAAATCCCGTGGAGCCCCCTATACCAACAGACCTTCTAAGGAAATACATAAGCTATGCAAAAAGCATAAAGCCTGTCTTAACCGATGACGCCCTCCGCCGCATAAAGGACTTCTATTTAACCATGCGATCGGCAAGCGAATCAGAGGGCTCACCAATAGCTATAACCGCCCGTCAACTGGAATCTCTTATACGTTTAGCCGAGGCCCGTGCCCGTGCAGCCCTCCGTACAGAAGTTTTAGCTGAGGACGCAGAAGCAGCCATAACTATAATGAAGAGGTCTCTTGAAGAAGTTGGCATAGACTTGTCCTCCCATAAGATTGACATAGATTTAATAATGACTGGAAAACCGAAAAGCCTTAGAGACAAATTGCAAATACTGCTCTCAGTGCTAGCTGAAATGGAAAGAGAAATAGGCATGGTTGAAAAAGCCGCGCTAATTAATAGACTCGAAGCAGAATACAACATTCCAAGGAACGAAATTGAACGCTTAATCGCACAATTGCAACGCGAAGGAACAATCTACGAACCTAGAGAAGGTTTCCTAAAGAAGACTTAG
- a CDS encoding DNA primase small subunit PriS — protein sequence MNQRSYNFVRSLFSEYYKQEYLSEGPSRIEKREFGFTLFEGFMLRHKSFNNPEELRDFLKASTPMDAYYSCAYYENPTAEMDQKGWLGADLIFDVDADHIPTNCDKVHDEWVCGTCGFIGKGITPEKCPICNGEKFNVTTWPCEICLESAKLETMKLLDMLMDDFGLSDREIKVFFSGHRGYHIHVENETILTLDVHARKEIVDYVTGLGLKASPFGMNKYFLRGWNKRLKDGISEFIKNAEEDSLKKIGIKGNVAKVIVENKSILLKNLSSGAWGSIKGVGLQTIKRIEEHVSKVQSAKIDTVVTSDIHRLIRLPETLHGKTGLKKTWLPTNEIERFDPFDKATAFPKGTVTVFVIDAPKFRLKNETFGPYKNQRLNLPIHAAMLLICKNKAEVVG from the coding sequence TTGAATCAAAGGTCTTACAACTTTGTTCGAAGCTTGTTTAGCGAATACTACAAGCAGGAATATCTTTCAGAGGGGCCATCAAGGATAGAAAAGCGTGAATTCGGCTTCACTCTTTTTGAGGGCTTCATGCTTCGTCACAAGAGTTTCAATAATCCTGAAGAGCTTAGGGACTTTCTGAAAGCTTCCACCCCTATGGACGCCTATTACTCTTGTGCATACTATGAAAATCCAACCGCAGAGATGGACCAGAAGGGGTGGCTGGGTGCAGACTTAATCTTCGACGTTGACGCCGATCATATACCGACAAATTGTGACAAGGTTCATGATGAATGGGTTTGCGGCACATGTGGTTTTATCGGGAAAGGAATAACACCGGAAAAATGTCCAATATGCAACGGCGAAAAATTTAATGTGACCACATGGCCTTGCGAGATATGCCTTGAATCTGCAAAATTGGAAACAATGAAACTTCTAGATATGTTAATGGACGATTTCGGTCTGTCTGACAGAGAGATCAAAGTGTTTTTCTCGGGGCACCGTGGCTATCACATACATGTTGAAAATGAAACTATTTTAACCTTAGATGTCCATGCGCGAAAGGAGATTGTTGATTATGTGACAGGCTTGGGCTTAAAGGCTTCTCCGTTTGGTATGAATAAATACTTTTTGCGAGGATGGAACAAGCGTCTTAAAGATGGAATTTCGGAATTTATCAAAAACGCGGAAGAGGATAGCCTCAAAAAAATTGGCATAAAAGGAAACGTGGCCAAAGTAATAGTGGAGAATAAAAGTATTCTCCTAAAAAACTTGTCTTCTGGAGCATGGGGAAGTATTAAAGGTGTTGGGCTTCAGACAATAAAGAGAATAGAGGAGCATGTTTCAAAGGTGCAGTCTGCAAAAATTGACACAGTCGTGACCAGCGACATACACCGATTAATTCGACTGCCTGAAACGTTACATGGCAAAACCGGCCTTAAAAAAACATGGCTTCCTACAAACGAAATTGAAAGGTTTGATCCTTTCGATAAAGCCACGGCCTTCCCAAAAGGCACGGTGACAGTTTTTGTAATAGACGCGCCGAAATTTAGGCTTAAGAACGAAACATTTGGCCCGTACAAAAACCAGAGACTAAATTTGCCAATACATGCTGCTATGTTGCTTATCTGCAAGAATAAAGCCGAGGTGGTGGGATAG
- a CDS encoding 50S ribosomal protein L44e, with product MNVPKEIRTYCPRCRTHQVHAVSLYKAGKRRALAKGERHHEREKRGYGGQKYPLQRRFAKTTKKQTLKLKCKACGYTRHKEGIRLRKLVIA from the coding sequence ATGAACGTGCCCAAGGAAATCAGAACCTATTGTCCAAGGTGTAGGACACATCAAGTTCACGCTGTTTCGCTCTATAAAGCTGGTAAGCGTAGAGCTCTTGCTAAGGGTGAGCGCCATCACGAACGCGAAAAAAGGGGCTATGGTGGACAAAAGTACCCTCTTCAGCGGAGATTTGCCAAAACCACCAAGAAACAGACCTTAAAGTTAAAGTGCAAAGCTTGCGGTTATACACGACATAAAGAGGGGATCCGCTTAAGGAAGCTTGTAATAGCCTAA
- a CDS encoding translation initiation factor IF-2 subunit alpha, which yields MVLRKQEWPEVGDLVICTVESVMDYGAYVRLDEFDKKGLLHISEVASSWIRNIRDYVREGQKVVLKVLRVDQEKGHIDLSLRRVTKREKIEKMLSWKRERKAEGLLRSVAEKVNMSVEELYEKAGALIDAKYGLYEGFEKAAMEGVEVLTKIGVPENLAEVFVEVAREKIRVPMVKIKGIVELRCLRPDGVKVIKEAFLSAKKAEKVRNAKIRFYVMAAPKYCIEVSADNYKHAETILQKVAENVVLNVVKAGGQGAFRREK from the coding sequence ATGGTTTTAAGAAAACAAGAATGGCCTGAAGTCGGCGACTTGGTTATCTGCACCGTTGAATCCGTCATGGATTACGGAGCTTATGTAAGACTTGATGAATTTGATAAAAAGGGTCTTTTGCACATTTCTGAGGTTGCGTCCTCCTGGATTAGGAATATACGGGATTATGTGCGTGAAGGGCAAAAAGTGGTTTTGAAGGTTTTGCGGGTTGATCAGGAAAAAGGGCACATAGACCTGTCCTTAAGAAGAGTTACTAAACGGGAAAAAATTGAGAAGATGCTTTCTTGGAAGAGAGAGCGGAAAGCCGAGGGGCTACTCCGCAGCGTTGCCGAAAAAGTCAACATGTCTGTTGAAGAACTTTACGAAAAAGCCGGAGCGCTTATCGACGCGAAATACGGTTTATATGAGGGCTTTGAAAAAGCTGCAATGGAAGGCGTAGAAGTTTTGACGAAGATAGGTGTACCTGAAAACCTTGCAGAAGTCTTCGTTGAAGTAGCGAGGGAAAAAATCCGTGTACCCATGGTAAAAATTAAGGGCATTGTGGAACTTCGCTGTTTAAGACCTGATGGTGTTAAAGTCATTAAGGAAGCCTTCTTGAGCGCTAAGAAAGCTGAAAAAGTACGAAATGCAAAAATTAGGTTTTACGTTATGGCTGCGCCAAAATATTGTATCGAGGTTTCAGCCGACAACTACAAACATGCAGAAACCATCCTACAAAAAGTTGCGGAAAACGTTGTCTTAAACGTTGTTAAGGCTGGCGGACAGGGAGCATTTAGAAGGGAGAAATAG
- a CDS encoding glycosyltransferase yields MKKVFLVTDPLVTSYGSVRPPLLLSMEFSGCGFDVVIVSPKVSEDVRRLIGERVEVAELNMNFFITPQLPTFEAWLRCLLKTSDALCLPEDSLTINFSSSVMVKSHVYYAQGPMTRALEDMRSEMPNRYRYFYGPVLWFLKSLEKRMIWRCRKISNFFVANSKFCKSMYEDLGVNVDSVIYPPLDCSFFRPTTSSPSGSYVLTYFGIYGKEAKFQAIKKVADRGVKIKAFGSKMHYVPAYILRHPNIEILGKLTNEELVELYSNALYTLFTFTHEPFGYVPTESMACGTPVLTYNRQGPCETVINGQTGWVANSDEELVKVACEIWRKGYPQITRSKCRQRALEFDLKKIAKQWLKFLEELDT; encoded by the coding sequence ATGAAAAAAGTGTTCCTAGTTACAGACCCCCTTGTAACAAGCTATGGGTCTGTAAGGCCCCCACTTTTGCTATCCATGGAATTCAGTGGATGTGGATTCGATGTTGTAATAGTATCCCCAAAAGTTAGCGAGGATGTGAGAAGGCTCATTGGGGAACGCGTCGAAGTAGCGGAGTTAAACATGAACTTTTTTATTACACCGCAATTGCCAACTTTTGAAGCATGGTTACGTTGTCTTTTAAAGACCTCTGACGCACTATGTCTCCCCGAGGATTCTTTAACAATTAATTTCTCGTCATCTGTAATGGTGAAGTCTCATGTTTACTACGCTCAAGGTCCTATGACTCGAGCACTTGAGGATATGCGTTCAGAAATGCCAAACCGGTATCGCTATTTCTATGGACCAGTATTATGGTTTTTGAAAAGTTTAGAAAAGAGGATGATATGGAGATGCCGCAAAATATCGAATTTCTTTGTAGCCAACTCAAAGTTTTGTAAGTCAATGTATGAAGACTTGGGTGTTAACGTAGATAGTGTTATTTATCCTCCGCTGGACTGTAGCTTTTTCAGGCCTACAACTTCAAGCCCCTCGGGCAGTTACGTTTTAACATATTTTGGAATATACGGTAAGGAAGCAAAATTCCAAGCGATCAAAAAAGTGGCTGATAGAGGTGTAAAAATTAAGGCCTTTGGTTCAAAAATGCATTATGTACCGGCTTACATTCTTAGACATCCAAACATTGAAATATTGGGAAAGTTAACCAATGAGGAGCTTGTTGAGTTATATTCAAATGCTCTTTATACGCTTTTTACATTCACTCATGAGCCCTTTGGCTACGTACCCACGGAAAGCATGGCATGCGGAACACCAGTTCTAACTTATAACAGACAGGGGCCATGCGAAACTGTGATTAATGGACAAACAGGATGGGTTGCAAACAGTGATGAGGAGTTAGTAAAAGTTGCTTGTGAAATATGGAGAAAAGGCTACCCGCAAATTACGAGAAGCAAATGTAGACAAAGGGCATTAGAATTTGATTTGAAAAAAATCGCTAAGCAGTGGCTTAAGTTCCTTGAAGAACTGGACACTTAA
- a CDS encoding archaeosortase/exosortase family protein — protein sequence MQGTKENLGLTGMRLQFKAMRLAVKKLIPVFAFISPFLILYYFYPASFDMTWKGRTYYLFFTWLMVLETIISWEELEGDKFKKNIMKALLLLISCAIPTIYAVVTSYIGLNTSIIDFALQRGIDRDSAVRMPLAIEYLVFTVSLSLIILSEYGIEKLSKYSVSTFFLGIIGLVYLVDDLYPYGKFTPFQIVVPTTTQLAANILNAMGFRTSITMMVNPKYGSLTVLSVYNLQGNPLVGFGVGWPCAGVDSLLLYSTIVVLFLKKSSFSLKASIACFLVGAVVTYFINIIRIVSIFIIAINGGDWIKFHDYYGPLYSIIWITIYPLIILGTQSLRESWRLRKHLSRSQHLQRDLV from the coding sequence ATGCAGGGAACAAAAGAAAATTTAGGTTTAACTGGCATGAGACTACAATTTAAAGCAATGAGATTGGCGGTTAAAAAACTTATACCAGTGTTTGCCTTCATCTCACCCTTCTTAATCTTATATTACTTTTATCCAGCCTCTTTTGATATGACGTGGAAGGGACGGACGTACTACCTATTCTTTACGTGGCTTATGGTGCTGGAAACCATAATTAGTTGGGAGGAATTAGAGGGAGATAAATTCAAGAAGAACATCATGAAAGCGTTACTCCTGCTGATATCTTGTGCCATTCCAACAATTTATGCGGTTGTAACAAGTTACATTGGCTTAAATACATCTATCATAGACTTTGCACTTCAACGTGGGATAGATCGCGATTCTGCCGTCAGGATGCCATTAGCTATAGAATATCTAGTTTTCACTGTTTCATTAAGTTTAATAATTCTCTCTGAATATGGCATCGAAAAACTTTCTAAATATTCGGTTTCAACTTTTTTCCTTGGGATCATTGGATTGGTATATCTTGTAGATGATTTATATCCTTATGGCAAATTTACTCCTTTTCAGATAGTCGTACCAACAACAACTCAATTAGCGGCAAATATCCTTAACGCTATGGGATTCAGAACGTCGATCACAATGATGGTAAATCCAAAATATGGCTCACTAACGGTTTTAAGCGTGTATAATCTTCAAGGGAACCCTTTGGTCGGATTCGGTGTCGGTTGGCCCTGCGCTGGAGTAGATAGCTTACTACTATACTCAACGATAGTTGTATTATTTTTAAAAAAAAGTTCGTTCTCACTGAAAGCTTCCATCGCTTGCTTTTTGGTAGGTGCAGTAGTCACATACTTCATCAATATAATAAGGATAGTCTCAATCTTTATTATAGCTATCAATGGAGGAGACTGGATAAAGTTCCACGACTATTATGGACCATTATATTCTATTATATGGATTACGATCTATCCATTAATAATCCTCGGAACTCAATCTCTGCGAGAGTCATGGAGGTTAAGAAAGCATCTCAGCAGATCTCAACACTTACAGCGAGACCTTGTTTAA
- a CDS encoding 30S ribosomal protein S27e, whose product MAEWEKLIPKPKSSFLRVKCLKCGNEQMVFSHTVNKVNCNVCGAELAEPSGGKAVIKGEVAAVFE is encoded by the coding sequence ATGGCAGAGTGGGAGAAACTTATTCCAAAACCCAAAAGCAGCTTTTTGAGGGTAAAATGTTTAAAGTGCGGTAATGAGCAGATGGTTTTCAGTCACACCGTGAACAAGGTTAACTGTAACGTTTGCGGAGCCGAATTGGCAGAACCATCTGGCGGAAAAGCTGTTATTAAAGGAGAGGTTGCTGCGGTTTTTGAGTAA
- a CDS encoding DUF2079 domain-containing protein, which translates to MRTMLSRFLEKIKKVKEIERILAYKIFWVDLSALIVALMICLYTIFFSCFTILKHYSFRTYAWDLGIFNQAFWFTVKYGKLFYNTPELLINPSGNFLGIHFSPILFLILPAYAFYPSPETLLILQSFILALGAVPLYKLSMHVLKSRVASIAFVFVYLLYPPLHGVNWFDFHVQAFLPLFFLSNIYFLEKQNWKCYFVFTLLSLLCEEHVSFAVAFIGLLIALRYRRQLKVALKTRNFRDPIFSSAAFTVFLAIFWYPMTLWIRNTFFPINPSFLSTFKASANWDVLGASDPILIPIYIIFYPQRAINALQYDFLVKIVYLLILFGPLAFFSFHKAEYLLPTLPWFVYSLFSNYQPYYTIYDQYPAYVIAFIFVSALYSMSALQSSRGKTRKLSMIVLFSLVAYFIASPTSFIVNQYYDAGLRPASQHELFIHEILSYVPVNASIITQNNLFAHVSSRLHAYVVPVEGIWRQNELECKKFVSTILDNVDYVLVDIKTDYFASAKIFSILSKRTDFKVLVSADGIVLFKRDYDGKALILASYTLIYSYNNLNVYAGEIVINSDATSANVLHFNGSMGPAPLFWSSPRTLLPPGNYTVSLRMKINGTGELFKVELCCNGGQNVLESKQFYDFNVALNSWKIYDVYFSVTHPLTDFEIRAVDMTKNVDVYLDCIEITQSA; encoded by the coding sequence ATGAGGACAATGTTATCAAGGTTTCTTGAAAAGATTAAAAAAGTGAAGGAAATTGAAAGAATACTGGCATATAAGATATTTTGGGTAGATTTAAGTGCGTTGATTGTAGCTTTGATGATTTGTTTGTATACAATCTTTTTTTCATGTTTCACAATTTTGAAACACTATTCTTTCAGGACTTACGCTTGGGATCTGGGAATATTCAACCAAGCTTTTTGGTTCACTGTGAAGTATGGTAAACTATTTTATAATACACCTGAGTTGCTTATTAATCCCTCTGGAAATTTTTTAGGTATACATTTTAGCCCAATTCTTTTCCTCATACTACCTGCGTATGCTTTTTATCCATCTCCAGAAACTCTTCTCATCCTTCAATCTTTTATATTAGCTTTAGGCGCCGTTCCGCTTTACAAGTTAAGCATGCACGTTTTAAAAAGCAGAGTTGCATCTATAGCTTTTGTTTTCGTCTACTTGCTATATCCTCCGCTTCACGGAGTGAATTGGTTTGATTTTCATGTTCAAGCGTTTCTGCCGCTTTTCTTTTTATCAAATATTTACTTTCTAGAGAAGCAAAACTGGAAGTGCTACTTTGTTTTTACGTTGCTATCTTTGTTGTGTGAGGAGCATGTTTCTTTTGCTGTCGCCTTTATTGGTCTTCTTATAGCGTTACGATATAGAAGACAGCTAAAAGTAGCGTTAAAAACTAGAAACTTTAGAGATCCGATTTTTTCAAGCGCCGCATTCACGGTTTTTCTTGCAATATTTTGGTATCCAATGACCTTATGGATACGGAACACTTTCTTCCCCATTAATCCGTCGTTTCTTTCCACGTTCAAAGCATCTGCGAACTGGGACGTTCTAGGTGCTTCCGACCCAATCCTAATTCCAATATACATTATCTTTTACCCTCAGAGAGCTATCAACGCTCTCCAATACGATTTTCTGGTGAAAATCGTGTATCTCCTTATATTATTTGGTCCTCTTGCTTTCTTTTCATTCCACAAAGCAGAATACCTTCTTCCCACTTTACCATGGTTCGTTTACTCTCTCTTCTCAAATTATCAGCCATATTATACAATTTATGACCAGTACCCAGCCTATGTTATAGCATTCATTTTTGTTTCTGCACTATATTCAATGTCTGCCTTGCAGTCATCACGTGGTAAAACGCGCAAGCTGTCAATGATTGTCTTATTTAGCCTAGTAGCATATTTTATTGCTTCTCCCACAAGCTTTATTGTAAACCAATATTATGATGCAGGCTTGAGACCAGCATCGCAACATGAACTTTTCATACATGAGATTCTGTCCTACGTGCCGGTTAACGCTTCAATAATAACGCAGAACAATCTCTTTGCCCATGTTTCCAGTAGGCTCCATGCTTACGTTGTTCCAGTTGAAGGGATATGGCGCCAAAACGAACTTGAATGCAAAAAATTTGTTAGCACAATTTTAGACAACGTTGATTATGTTTTGGTAGACATAAAAACCGATTATTTCGCATCTGCTAAAATTTTTAGCATCCTGAGTAAACGAACAGATTTTAAAGTTTTAGTTTCAGCAGATGGTATTGTTCTCTTTAAAAGAGACTATGACGGAAAAGCGCTGATACTCGCATCCTACACGCTCATTTATTCTTACAATAACCTAAACGTTTACGCAGGAGAAATTGTAATAAACTCAGACGCGACGAGCGCTAACGTGCTACATTTTAACGGTTCAATGGGACCAGCGCCACTTTTCTGGAGCAGTCCGCGCACCCTTCTTCCACCGGGCAACTATACGGTATCTTTGAGGATGAAAATTAATGGGACTGGCGAATTATTCAAAGTAGAGTTATGCTGCAACGGGGGTCAAAACGTTTTGGAATCAAAACAATTTTACGATTTTAATGTCGCCCTTAACTCCTGGAAAATCTATGATGTCTATTTCAGCGTCACACACCCTCTCACCGATTTTGAAATCAGAGCGGTAGACATGACTAAAAATGTCGACGTATACCTTGATTGTATTGAAATAACCCAGTCAGCTTGA
- a CDS encoding DNA replication complex GINS family protein — MQGNITYKIKALDFMFENSPVKVIANRNCPEIKLAGVAVGPFEEGNEYEVLYWMARELEKFGVVRFRSEEMLDSSKLYKIHWKERVQTVGQISELPKDFYPKLRRYLAKLEAEAAKTPEKMREYEKVKQLAVDIVNLRLKKIVSLASAPAQPEHILRNLTAEERLLYEHIYKLIHKWKNQLLEFEKARRDGEND; from the coding sequence TTGCAGGGAAATATCACTTACAAGATTAAGGCGTTAGACTTTATGTTTGAAAATTCACCAGTCAAAGTTATAGCTAACCGCAATTGCCCAGAAATTAAGCTTGCTGGGGTAGCTGTTGGACCCTTCGAGGAAGGGAATGAGTACGAAGTTTTGTATTGGATGGCAAGAGAACTCGAAAAGTTTGGTGTTGTTCGCTTCCGAAGTGAAGAAATGCTAGATTCATCTAAACTCTACAAAATACATTGGAAGGAGCGAGTTCAAACAGTTGGACAGATTTCCGAGCTTCCAAAGGACTTTTACCCCAAACTCCGCAGGTACCTCGCTAAGCTGGAAGCGGAAGCAGCAAAAACACCGGAAAAAATGCGAGAATACGAAAAAGTGAAACAGTTAGCAGTTGACATTGTAAATTTAAGGCTGAAAAAAATTGTTTCACTTGCATCCGCTCCAGCCCAGCCAGAACACATCCTACGAAACCTTACAGCGGAGGAAAGACTCCTCTACGAGCACATCTACAAGCTTATTCACAAATGGAAAAACCAGCTGCTAGAATTTGAAAAAGCAAGGAGAGATGGAGAAAATGACTGA